The following are encoded together in the Parabacteroides chongii genome:
- a CDS encoding GIN domain-containing protein: MKQTLYLTVLSVILLLASGCIFMPSVRGDGNVITQTIDIVDYNEIDVQGSAIIFNYSQQESAPALTVTVDQNIYDLFEFKTDGEKLVIRPKERGKKQIRFRPTKFTITTNSSALKKADMGGIKVFNLNGKFASNEKVEFNTAGSTRIELRDTVTVDRMEISTAGQCTLNADALYAKVFKGEIAGKGTFNLKGAGENADFEIAGSGKIHALDYELSTLSCEIAGKGLIETYAKDRINAEIAGMGTVKYKGDPTVNVDKAGLGSVKKVD, encoded by the coding sequence ATGAAACAAACACTCTATTTAACTGTACTGTCCGTTATCCTGTTGCTAGCTTCAGGATGTATCTTCATGCCGTCCGTCAGAGGTGACGGAAACGTGATAACCCAGACAATCGATATTGTCGATTACAACGAAATAGATGTGCAAGGCTCTGCAATTATATTCAATTATTCACAGCAGGAGTCCGCTCCGGCTCTGACCGTCACAGTCGATCAAAACATCTACGATTTGTTTGAATTTAAGACAGACGGGGAGAAACTGGTTATCCGCCCTAAAGAACGGGGCAAGAAACAGATCCGGTTCCGTCCGACAAAATTTACAATCACGACAAACTCCTCAGCATTGAAAAAAGCCGATATGGGCGGGATTAAGGTATTTAACCTAAACGGTAAATTCGCATCCAATGAGAAAGTGGAATTCAATACGGCAGGCAGCACGAGAATAGAGTTAAGAGATACAGTGACCGTCGACCGAATGGAAATAAGTACAGCCGGTCAATGCACACTGAACGCAGATGCCCTGTATGCAAAAGTATTTAAAGGTGAAATAGCCGGAAAAGGCACATTCAACCTGAAAGGGGCGGGCGAAAATGCAGATTTCGAAATTGCAGGAAGCGGCAAAATTCATGCATTGGATTACGAGCTTTCTACTTTATCGTGCGAAATAGCCGGAAAAGGTCTGATCGAAACTTATGCAAAAGATCGGATTAATGCCGAGATAGCCGGAATGGGAACTGTAAAATATAAAGGAGATCCTACCGTCAATGTGGATAAAGCAGGATTAGGCTCCGTAAAGAAAGTGGATTGA
- a CDS encoding head GIN domain-containing protein: protein MKKLALAIIVLVVLGTVGCYAQKTKGNGNIITKEIQIADYSGLIVGQGIEINGSFFSGKNKSPQVNYTQQNGKSGLKITIDENLLPLLKFKIESGILKIETEKGTRIIPSRLTIEAHSTELKKLGVSSSIDFILKSSLSGDNIEINASGASDVYLEKPMRIANLCKINLSGASDLKTSDLECHRIEARSSGSSDLYLNGKANEGKFNCSGSSDIKGYGFTLKTLECSASGSSDIFITVTESLNASASGSSDIKYKGNPKVKKHSSGSSDIDPAN from the coding sequence ATGAAAAAATTAGCATTAGCCATCATCGTATTAGTAGTACTTGGTACGGTCGGCTGTTACGCACAAAAGACCAAAGGGAACGGTAATATTATCACCAAAGAAATACAGATAGCCGATTACAGCGGTCTGATAGTAGGCCAGGGCATCGAGATTAACGGAAGCTTTTTCTCCGGAAAAAATAAATCTCCACAAGTTAATTATACCCAGCAGAATGGAAAATCCGGTCTAAAGATCACGATAGATGAAAATCTACTTCCACTTCTCAAATTCAAAATAGAAAGTGGCATATTAAAAATAGAAACAGAGAAAGGAACCAGAATCATCCCCAGCAGATTGACTATAGAAGCCCATTCTACTGAATTAAAGAAACTGGGAGTTTCCAGCAGTATCGATTTTATCCTGAAAAGTTCGTTATCAGGCGATAATATTGAAATCAACGCATCCGGAGCCAGCGACGTATACCTGGAAAAACCGATGCGCATAGCCAATTTATGCAAGATCAACCTGAGCGGAGCCAGTGACCTGAAAACAAGCGATCTGGAATGTCACAGAATAGAAGCCCGCTCTTCAGGCTCCAGCGACCTGTACCTGAATGGGAAAGCAAACGAGGGGAAATTCAACTGTAGCGGAAGCAGCGATATAAAAGGGTATGGTTTCACCTTGAAGACATTGGAATGTTCGGCAAGCGGTAGCAGCGATATTTTTATCACAGTTACGGAATCTTTGAATGCATCAGCTTCCGGAAGCAGTGACATCAAATACAAAGGGAATCCAAAAGTTAAGAAACATTCCAGCGGTTCCAGCGATATCGATCCGGCAAACTAA
- a CDS encoding head GIN domain-containing protein, with protein MKTKVSLLIACLLVTLTGFARTTETVSGNGNVITKRISISDYNEISTVGVVEFVYEQSNAAPYLEVQIDENLLPLLQMQVDGKELKVGPKKVKENSRNGNTYNLRPTTFKVISNSRELKELNVVSSGDFIIASPIHVEKLEINMAGSGNILLKKKAEGNKIEINLASSGSVVASDINLNTIECSLAGSGAIQIAGKASRAEYNLAASGNIKAFDCITEKTECNIAGSGNIQTYTKNQLEANIVGSGNVYYKGNPTTSKSIIGSGKLKDAN; from the coding sequence ATGAAAACAAAAGTATCACTCCTTATAGCCTGTTTACTGGTTACCCTGACAGGATTTGCCCGCACCACAGAAACAGTGTCCGGCAACGGAAATGTTATTACAAAAAGAATTTCCATCAGTGATTATAACGAGATATCGACAGTCGGAGTTGTGGAGTTCGTTTACGAACAATCGAATGCTGCTCCTTACCTGGAAGTGCAAATCGACGAGAACCTGCTTCCGCTGCTTCAAATGCAAGTGGACGGCAAAGAACTGAAAGTCGGCCCGAAAAAGGTAAAAGAAAACAGCCGTAACGGTAATACATACAATCTGAGACCGACCACTTTCAAGGTCATCAGCAACTCGCGCGAACTAAAAGAGCTGAACGTAGTCTCTTCCGGCGATTTCATTATTGCCAGTCCGATACATGTAGAGAAGCTGGAGATCAACATGGCTGGCAGCGGCAATATTCTTTTGAAGAAAAAGGCGGAAGGCAACAAGATAGAGATCAACCTAGCCAGTTCAGGAAGTGTCGTTGCATCGGATATCAATCTGAATACGATCGAATGCAGTTTAGCGGGCAGCGGAGCAATCCAGATTGCAGGCAAAGCAAGCCGTGCCGAATACAACCTGGCGGCAAGCGGCAACATAAAAGCATTCGATTGCATCACAGAGAAAACAGAATGTAATATTGCCGGTAGCGGTAATATCCAGACTTACACCAAAAACCAGCTGGAGGCCAACATTGTGGGTAGCGGCAATGTCTATTACAAAGGCAATCCGACGACCAGCAAAAGTATCATCGGATCAGGTAAACTGAAAGACGCAAATTAA
- a CDS encoding SGNH/GDSL hydrolase family protein, with protein sequence MKYILSCLISFLAVLPAVAQLKWFDPLTCGFPVIQNQGFIHEIGNSYHRLPDRAKDVVRKEVWNLSRESAGLSIHFFCNAPQIKIRYQVTGGFAMPHMPATGVSGIDLYRMDDNHSWDFCFGNYAFTDTVVYSYNHMKKHSGRKKGFEYKLLLPLYNGVKWMEIGVAEDESVEFIPASEEPSIVVYGTSIAQGACASRPGMAWTNILQRSLNCPVINLGFSGNGKLEENVLGFIGELNARLYILDCMPNFPDDDYETIYTRVVSAVKQLRQKDKTPILLVEHAGYSNAKTDSTQFEYYDHTNRASRKAFEALMAEGVPSVFYVSHDELDFDPDAWVDYVHPSDVGMQRQAKVLEKSIRDILHKDNNK encoded by the coding sequence ATGAAATATATTCTGTCTTGTTTGATCTCGTTTCTTGCAGTATTGCCTGCAGTGGCACAATTAAAATGGTTTGATCCGCTTACCTGTGGTTTCCCTGTTATACAGAACCAGGGTTTTATCCATGAGATAGGGAACTCATACCATCGGTTGCCTGATCGGGCGAAAGATGTTGTGAGAAAGGAAGTTTGGAATCTTTCCCGGGAATCTGCCGGATTGTCGATACATTTCTTCTGTAATGCTCCGCAGATTAAAATCCGATATCAGGTAACAGGCGGTTTCGCTATGCCTCATATGCCGGCAACGGGCGTTTCCGGTATTGATCTTTATCGCATGGATGACAATCATTCCTGGGATTTTTGTTTCGGAAATTATGCTTTTACCGATACGGTTGTCTATTCATATAATCACATGAAAAAGCATTCTGGTCGGAAGAAAGGTTTCGAATACAAGCTACTTCTTCCTCTTTACAACGGGGTGAAATGGATGGAAATCGGTGTGGCGGAAGATGAAAGTGTTGAGTTTATCCCTGCATCTGAAGAACCTTCCATTGTAGTGTATGGCACATCTATCGCACAGGGAGCTTGTGCTTCCCGTCCGGGGATGGCCTGGACTAATATTTTACAGCGTTCATTGAATTGCCCGGTTATTAATCTAGGCTTTTCCGGTAATGGTAAACTGGAAGAAAATGTATTGGGCTTTATCGGTGAACTGAATGCCCGGTTGTATATCCTGGATTGTATGCCTAATTTTCCGGATGACGATTATGAAACGATCTATACGCGTGTCGTTAGTGCAGTTAAACAACTTCGCCAGAAAGATAAAACTCCGATCCTGCTTGTTGAACATGCCGGTTATAGTAACGCCAAAACCGATTCGACACAATTCGAATATTATGATCATACAAACAGGGCTTCCCGAAAGGCGTTCGAGGCGTTGATGGCAGAAGGTGTACCGTCTGTTTTCTATGTTTCACATGATGAACTGGATTTTGATCCGGATGCGTGGGTAGATTATGTTCATCCTTCAGACGTTGGCATGCAACGACAGGCAAAGGTTTTAGAGAAATCTATACGAGATATTTTACACAAGGATAATAACAAATAA
- a CDS encoding glycoside hydrolase family 125 protein — protein sequence MTTRRNFLKSGGLSLAGLLVGQKSFAHLTESATSGASLASNTLQYTCQRPAPEKRQFTSTAVEKAIQTTKAQLKDPKLAWMFENCFPNTLDTTCEHKMINGKPDTFVLTGDIHAMWLRDSSAQVFPHIQFANEDPAVKTMLAGVINRQTWCINIDPYANGFNEGPDGSPWEKDRTAMKKELHERKWEIDSLCYPIRLAYHFWKKTGDTSPFDAEWDKAMKTVYKTFIEQQRKDSLGPYRFSRKTDRQGDTLLNDGYGSPVNPVGLIVSSFRPSDDATLFGFLIPSNMFAVTSLRQLAEMMRDIKKDNDFARQCDSLADEVAAAIEKYGIVEHPEFGKVYAFEADGFYNHVFMDDANVPSLLAMPYLGCIDVNDPVYQNTRKLVLSPMNPYFYKGKAGEGIGGPHIGFNYIWPMSIIMRCNTTSDNEEIRHCVKMLRDTDGDTGFMHESFHKDDPKKFTRSWFAWVNTLFGEMIYRLVQEGKTEILNNLG from the coding sequence ATGACTACACGTAGAAACTTTTTAAAATCCGGAGGTCTGTCGCTGGCAGGTCTATTGGTCGGGCAGAAATCGTTCGCCCATTTAACAGAGTCGGCTACCTCCGGAGCATCTCTTGCATCTAACACATTACAGTACACGTGTCAACGTCCGGCACCGGAAAAGCGGCAGTTTACATCCACTGCTGTCGAAAAGGCTATCCAGACTACCAAAGCACAGCTGAAAGATCCGAAACTAGCTTGGATGTTCGAAAACTGCTTTCCCAATACACTCGATACGACTTGCGAGCATAAGATGATAAACGGCAAGCCCGACACGTTCGTCCTTACAGGTGACATCCACGCCATGTGGCTGCGCGACTCGTCGGCACAAGTTTTCCCGCATATTCAATTCGCCAACGAAGATCCGGCGGTAAAAACCATGCTGGCAGGTGTTATCAACCGTCAGACCTGGTGCATTAACATCGACCCGTATGCCAACGGCTTCAACGAAGGTCCCGACGGCAGCCCTTGGGAAAAGGACCGAACAGCCATGAAAAAAGAGCTTCACGAGCGCAAATGGGAAATCGACTCGCTCTGCTACCCGATCCGCCTGGCTTACCATTTCTGGAAGAAGACCGGCGACACCTCTCCTTTCGATGCTGAATGGGACAAGGCGATGAAGACTGTCTACAAAACATTCATCGAACAACAACGCAAAGACAGTCTCGGTCCGTACCGTTTCTCACGTAAGACAGACCGCCAAGGGGATACGCTTCTGAATGACGGTTACGGAAGTCCGGTAAATCCTGTCGGACTGATCGTATCTTCTTTCCGTCCGTCTGACGATGCCACCTTGTTCGGATTCCTGATCCCGTCGAATATGTTTGCCGTCACTTCACTCCGCCAGCTGGCAGAGATGATGCGCGACATCAAAAAGGATAACGACTTTGCCCGCCAGTGCGACTCATTGGCCGACGAAGTAGCTGCCGCCATCGAGAAATACGGAATTGTCGAGCATCCGGAATTCGGCAAAGTATATGCTTTCGAAGCAGACGGTTTCTATAACCATGTATTTATGGATGACGCGAATGTCCCCAGCCTGCTGGCTATGCCTTACCTGGGTTGTATCGACGTGAATGATCCGGTTTACCAGAATACCCGTAAACTGGTTTTAAGCCCGATGAACCCTTATTTCTACAAGGGAAAAGCCGGTGAAGGCATCGGTGGTCCGCACATCGGCTTCAACTATATCTGGCCGATGAGCATCATCATGCGCTGTAACACCACCAGCGACAACGAAGAAATACGCCATTGCGTAAAAATGCTCCGCGACACGGACGGAGATACCGGCTTCATGCACGAATCGTTCCACAAAGACGATCCTAAGAAGTTCACCCGCTCCTGGTTTGCCTGGGTTAATACTTTGTTTGGAGAGATGATTTACCGTCTAGTACAGGAGGGGAAGACGGAGATACTCAATAATCTGGGATAA
- a CDS encoding SIR2 family NAD-dependent protein deacylase, giving the protein MKKKLVVLTGAGMSAESGISTFRDSDGLWEKYRVEDVATPEGFAANPELVLNFYNQRRRELLNTQPNAGHIGLAELEKDFEVHIITQNIDNLHEQAGSNDVIHLHGELMKACSVRDLNTTYDLSSENPDIHIGDKDPHGVQLRPFIVWFGEAVPMIDPAIRMVESCDIFVVIGTSLNVYPAAGLLNYVRRGQPIYLIDPKEVNTYRNDVHFIKAKASDGVKQLCKILKETTM; this is encoded by the coding sequence ATGAAAAAGAAATTAGTCGTTTTGACCGGCGCCGGTATGAGCGCCGAAAGCGGTATTTCCACTTTCCGCGATTCAGACGGGCTTTGGGAAAAATACCGGGTGGAAGATGTGGCGACACCCGAAGGTTTTGCTGCCAATCCGGAATTAGTCCTCAACTTTTACAACCAGCGACGCAGAGAACTGCTGAACACCCAGCCGAATGCCGGACATATCGGACTGGCAGAACTGGAAAAAGACTTCGAGGTGCATATCATTACACAAAATATCGACAATCTGCATGAACAAGCGGGAAGCAACGACGTGATCCATCTGCACGGTGAACTGATGAAAGCCTGTTCCGTACGCGATTTGAACACGACCTACGATCTTTCTTCGGAAAATCCGGATATCCATATCGGGGATAAAGACCCTCATGGCGTGCAGCTCCGCCCTTTCATTGTCTGGTTCGGCGAGGCAGTCCCAATGATCGACCCGGCTATCCGTATGGTCGAATCGTGCGATATCTTTGTCGTGATAGGAACTTCCCTCAACGTTTACCCGGCTGCCGGATTACTGAATTACGTACGCCGCGGGCAGCCTATTTACCTGATAGACCCCAAAGAAGTAAACACATACCGGAACGATGTTCACTTTATCAAAGCCAAAGCTTCTGATGGTGTTAAACAACTTTGTAAAATACTAAAGGAGACAACCATGTAA
- a CDS encoding NAD-dependent epimerase/dehydratase family protein yields MKILITGASGFIGGFLVKEALRRGYETWAGIRATSSRENLQDERIRFIDLKYNNREALTAQLADFAREQGGWDYVIHNAGLTKTLDKRNFFRINAENTQNLIEALAAADCQPKKFLLMSSLSSYGQGDEKTFHPIRLDDPQRPDTAYGQSKLEAENFIRNQSYFPYVILRPTGVYGPGEKDYFMEIKSVKSGFDFAVGHTPQRITFIYVKDLARVAFLALENEAIRNRHYFVADGDVHTDESFARMIQELLGKKHVLHARIPLGLVNVACHCSEWIGKFLNKGMTLNTDKYIILKQRNWICDVAPLQDELGFTPEYPLRRGLEESLEWYRKEGWL; encoded by the coding sequence ATGAAGATACTGATTACAGGAGCAAGCGGATTTATCGGTGGCTTTTTGGTAAAAGAGGCGTTGCGCCGGGGATATGAGACGTGGGCAGGAATACGTGCTACGAGTAGTCGTGAGAACCTGCAGGATGAACGGATTCGTTTTATCGATCTGAAATATAATAACCGGGAGGCATTGACTGCCCAGTTGGCTGATTTTGCCCGTGAACAGGGAGGATGGGATTATGTAATCCACAACGCCGGACTGACCAAGACGTTGGATAAACGAAACTTCTTCCGTATTAATGCAGAGAATACGCAAAATCTGATAGAAGCATTGGCAGCAGCTGATTGCCAGCCGAAAAAATTCCTGTTGATGAGTAGCCTGAGCAGCTATGGACAGGGAGATGAAAAGACTTTCCACCCGATCCGCCTGGATGATCCTCAGCGACCGGACACTGCTTATGGGCAGAGTAAGTTGGAGGCGGAGAACTTTATACGTAACCAATCCTATTTCCCTTATGTGATTCTGCGTCCGACCGGTGTGTATGGTCCCGGCGAGAAGGATTATTTTATGGAGATTAAGAGTGTGAAGTCCGGATTTGATTTTGCAGTGGGACATACTCCCCAGCGTATTACCTTTATTTATGTAAAAGACCTGGCACGGGTAGCTTTCCTGGCGTTGGAGAATGAAGCGATACGTAACCGGCATTATTTTGTCGCGGACGGAGATGTGCATACCGACGAATCCTTTGCCCGGATGATACAGGAGCTATTGGGCAAGAAGCATGTGCTGCATGCCCGTATCCCGTTGGGGCTGGTGAATGTGGCATGTCATTGTTCCGAATGGATCGGCAAGTTTTTGAATAAAGGCATGACATTGAATACTGATAAATATATCATCCTGAAACAGCGCAACTGGATTTGTGATGTCGCACCGCTCCAGGATGAATTAGGTTTTACTCCTGAATATCCCTTGCGTAGAGGGTTGGAGGAAAGTCTTGAATGGTATCGGAAAGAAGGATGGCTATGA
- a CDS encoding head GIN domain-containing protein, with product MRTKGLLSIIMLLGLLFTAQAADHVKGNGKLSSKKITIDDYNSIKIDGVIDFNYEQSDAAPYIEVTVDENLHEYVNINIKDRELSVGFKGAKVDHYTKFIVKTNSKWLKEVKASGNANFMVNSLLTGDELKINANSNCLVQLKEPVKMGKLDLNVSGSANMVINELQADKLECSINGSGTINLKKGEAKEGAYSITSSGEIMAFGVAVPELSCKMTGNGSMEVHPTNNLKANIVGKGKIRYKGPTAVQQKVLGKGSVEEVK from the coding sequence ATGAGAACAAAAGGTTTATTATCTATTATCATGTTATTGGGATTGTTATTCACTGCCCAGGCAGCAGACCACGTAAAAGGTAACGGAAAACTATCCAGTAAAAAGATCACTATTGATGATTACAATTCAATCAAAATCGATGGGGTAATCGATTTCAATTATGAACAATCGGATGCAGCACCCTATATTGAAGTGACTGTAGATGAGAACCTGCATGAATATGTCAATATCAATATCAAAGACCGGGAACTCTCAGTAGGTTTCAAAGGGGCTAAAGTAGACCATTATACCAAGTTTATCGTAAAGACAAACTCCAAATGGCTCAAGGAAGTGAAAGCTTCGGGTAATGCCAACTTCATGGTAAACAGTCTGCTGACCGGGGACGAATTAAAAATCAATGCAAACTCCAACTGCCTGGTTCAATTGAAAGAGCCGGTAAAAATGGGCAAGCTCGACCTGAATGTTTCGGGTAGCGCCAATATGGTTATCAACGAACTGCAGGCTGACAAACTGGAGTGCAGCATCAACGGCTCAGGCACTATCAACCTGAAAAAGGGAGAAGCCAAAGAGGGCGCATACAGTATCACCAGCAGCGGTGAGATCATGGCTTTCGGAGTTGCCGTACCCGAGCTAAGCTGTAAAATGACAGGAAACGGCTCGATGGAAGTTCATCCCACCAATAATCTGAAAGCAAACATTGTCGGTAAAGGCAAGATCCGCTACAAAGGGCCGACAGCTGTTCAGCAGAAGGTATTGGGCAAAGGCTCCGTAGAAGAAGTAAAATAA
- a CDS encoding metallophosphoesterase family protein: protein MATRREFVIKMSAGLCCLALNISCKKEPGSHKVRFGVISDVHQDLQSDAPKRLQAFIDASMDWNPDFIIQLGDLSHGKNFDTIREVWEQFPGKRYSVLGNHDMDHTPKDAMVKALGMPGKYYSYDFGGIHFVVLDLNYMREDGQFFDFDHGNYFRAKWGIDRDLISPEELEWLKTDLAKTDKPTVVFSHQGLDDVAKGYCPNREEVRALFREINDKNAQKVIACFCGHNHVDAYSKIEEVHYFQINSASYFWTDDADHYSNGHMIEYKDALYAFVTIDLDSNQIIVEGVKSEFLPPAPKPEDFKNADKVYPYVSDRVVDL, encoded by the coding sequence ATGGCAACTAGAAGAGAATTTGTAATAAAAATGTCTGCCGGACTTTGTTGTTTGGCATTAAATATTTCCTGTAAAAAAGAACCGGGCTCTCATAAGGTCCGTTTCGGTGTGATATCAGATGTTCATCAGGATTTGCAATCTGATGCCCCCAAACGGCTTCAGGCTTTTATTGATGCATCAATGGATTGGAATCCGGACTTTATTATTCAATTGGGAGATTTATCCCATGGAAAAAACTTTGATACGATCCGGGAAGTGTGGGAACAATTTCCCGGAAAGAGATACAGCGTTCTCGGTAACCATGACATGGATCATACTCCTAAAGATGCTATGGTGAAGGCTTTGGGAATGCCTGGAAAATATTATTCTTACGATTTCGGAGGTATTCATTTTGTTGTTTTGGACCTGAATTATATGCGTGAGGACGGACAGTTTTTTGATTTTGACCATGGTAATTATTTTCGTGCCAAGTGGGGAATAGACCGTGATTTGATATCACCGGAAGAGTTGGAATGGCTGAAGACTGATTTGGCAAAAACGGACAAACCGACAGTTGTTTTCTCTCATCAGGGACTGGATGATGTTGCCAAAGGTTATTGTCCTAACAGAGAAGAAGTCCGTGCATTATTCCGTGAGATAAATGATAAGAATGCTCAAAAGGTAATAGCTTGTTTTTGTGGGCATAATCATGTGGATGCATATTCGAAAATCGAAGAAGTTCATTATTTTCAAATCAATAGTGCCTCCTACTTTTGGACAGACGATGCCGATCATTATTCGAACGGACATATGATCGAATACAAAGATGCACTTTATGCTTTTGTTACCATAGATTTAGATTCCAATCAGATTATAGTAGAAGGTGTCAAGAGTGAATTTCTTCCACCGGCACCTAAACCGGAAGACTTTAAGAACGCAGATAAAGTTTATCCTTATGTGAGTGATAGAGTAGTTGATCTCTGA
- a CDS encoding metal ABC transporter ATP-binding protein encodes MDKLIEIDHITAAYGNKVVLKDVSLTVWKNDFLGIIGPNGGGKTTLLKVILGLLQPVSGAIRFFRDGTEVSSLRIGYLPQLNNIDRKFPISVWEVVASGLAAEKPRFRSYTDAQKKRIEEVIHQMGLEDLYTRSIGELSGGQLQRVLLGRSIVSRPQLLILDEPNSYVDKRFESRFYQLLEEINKESAIILVSHDIGTVLAMVKNIACVNETLHYHPGADVSEEWLGEKYACPIELIGHGNLPHRVLKTHEH; translated from the coding sequence ATGGACAAGCTCATTGAAATAGATCATATAACAGCCGCTTACGGGAATAAGGTTGTTTTGAAAGATGTCTCCCTGACCGTGTGGAAGAATGATTTCCTGGGAATAATAGGACCTAACGGGGGAGGTAAGACTACTTTGCTGAAGGTGATCCTCGGGTTGCTGCAGCCGGTATCCGGTGCCATCCGTTTCTTTCGGGACGGGACGGAAGTTTCTTCTTTACGGATCGGTTATCTGCCGCAGTTGAATAACATAGACCGTAAATTCCCTATCTCTGTCTGGGAGGTGGTCGCTTCGGGACTGGCAGCAGAAAAGCCCCGTTTCCGTTCGTATACGGACGCTCAGAAAAAGCGTATCGAAGAGGTGATCCATCAGATGGGATTGGAAGACCTGTACACCCGTTCGATCGGTGAGTTGTCGGGAGGACAGTTACAGCGTGTTTTGCTGGGACGTTCTATCGTTTCCCGTCCGCAGCTTCTGATCCTGGACGAACCGAATTCGTATGTCGATAAACGCTTTGAATCTCGTTTTTATCAGTTACTGGAGGAGATCAATAAAGAGAGTGCGATCATTCTGGTATCTCATGACATCGGAACGGTGCTGGCGATGGTCAAAAATATCGCCTGCGTGAACGAGACGTTGCACTATCATCCCGGCGCGGATGTATCCGAAGAATGGCTCGGTGAGAAATATGCCTGTCCGATCGAATTGATCGGGCATGGTAATTTGCCGCATCGCGTATTGAAAACACACGAACATTAA
- a CDS encoding metal ABC transporter solute-binding protein, Zn/Mn family, translating to MKQTSIIITIFSILLLTACVTKQTDEKIVTVTIEPQRYFAEQIAGDKFKINCVVPAGQSPETYDPTPQQMIQVGRSVAYLQIGHIGFELAWMDKIRENNPKLTFFDTSEGFNLLKETEEEHDHDHGTHDHDAHAGEGTHHHHHHGGVDPHIWSSIAGAKAIAWNTLNAFIALDPDNTDYFWQNYNKLSDELDKTDAEIKKLLDPLTDRTFIIYHPALTYFAGEFDFTQLCIEMDGKEPSPAQLKQLVETARANNARVVFIQQEFDQKNAELIARETGCKLTVINPLAYDWPKEMIHIAKALADGQAH from the coding sequence ATGAAACAAACGAGTATAATAATCACTATCTTCTCGATTCTGCTGTTGACGGCTTGTGTGACCAAACAGACGGATGAGAAAATTGTAACGGTTACGATCGAGCCCCAGCGTTATTTTGCAGAGCAGATTGCAGGGGATAAATTCAAGATCAATTGTGTGGTCCCTGCCGGGCAAAGTCCTGAAACATACGATCCTACTCCCCAGCAGATGATCCAGGTCGGCAGAAGTGTCGCATACCTTCAAATCGGACATATCGGTTTTGAGCTGGCGTGGATGGATAAGATACGTGAGAATAATCCGAAACTGACGTTCTTTGATACTTCGGAAGGGTTTAACCTGTTGAAAGAGACAGAGGAAGAACACGACCATGATCATGGTACACACGATCATGATGCCCATGCCGGAGAGGGAACGCATCACCATCATCATCACGGTGGCGTGGACCCGCATATCTGGAGCTCCATTGCCGGGGCTAAAGCGATTGCCTGGAATACATTGAACGCTTTTATCGCGTTGGATCCGGATAATACGGATTATTTCTGGCAGAATTATAATAAATTATCGGACGAGCTAGATAAAACGGATGCGGAGATCAAAAAACTGCTCGATCCGCTGACTGACCGTACATTTATTATTTACCATCCGGCACTGACCTATTTTGCGGGTGAGTTCGATTTCACGCAGCTTTGCATCGAGATGGATGGCAAAGAACCTTCGCCAGCCCAGTTGAAGCAACTGGTGGAAACGGCTCGTGCCAATAATGCCCGTGTCGTATTTATCCAGCAGGAGTTCGACCAGAAGAATGCCGAACTGATTGCCAGGGAAACGGGTTGTAAACTGACGGTGATCAATCCGCTGGCGTATGACTGGCCTAAAGAAATGATTCATATAGCAAAAGCATTGGCAGATGGACAAGCTCATTGA